A region of Asterias amurensis chromosome 20, ASM3211899v1 DNA encodes the following proteins:
- the LOC139952329 gene encoding uncharacterized protein, which yields MELGIGSDDDLFSEEKDTTFKEKSGWIAKQCESEWFMEDVVDKSSNSSEEAQLISYKADRLYSKKQFNGALAAYKRAIQMVASRYVLLRRILIEGASRSCMYIQDHEQALHFADMLFGESLTLEHRMMAHSLLASVHAAAGNHSDSIKSLHLCIQWQRSNVQFWLKLASAYSALYSQSSHEDHNRHARSGLINGEATDGLSGCKPTLGPLQEGASGNSAQTRKSTLKDSDAHSGNSTAESLQNNPQSDEGEVFKKGEQEQSGMKDLTGDGAPNLGTIVETSNGDHCAEHSGVHESPSSIGDLLNVFDRLAMDPDDAKLSSEAMVRNLTCSDFQPLLCAASCLLRARLLLKSVEHSVNSFAIVKNSQLQKQVDERLAVLNINHTLLEVLHNHARQIFRKGYKKLDGDASGDDKEEDATLDESSLSSELFEKRWFQWVIS from the exons ATGGAGCTTGGAATAGGAAGTGATGATGACTTATTTTCTGAAGAAAAAGATACAACCTTCAAAGAGAAAAGTGGATGGATTGCAAAACAATGTGAATCGGAG TGGTTCATGGAAGACGTTGTTGACAAAAGCAGTAACTCTTCCGAAGAAGCTCAGCTCATCTCCTACAAAGCTGATCGTTTGTACAGTAAGAAGCAATTCAATGGAGCACTCGCAGCGTATAAGAGGGCCATACAAATGGTTGCCTCTCGTTACGTCTTACTCCGACGCATACTGATAGAGGGCGCTTCAAGGAGCTGTATGTATATACAAGATCATGAGCAGGCATTGCACTTTGCAGATATGCTG TTTGGGGAGTCTTTAACCCTGGAACATCGGATGATGGCACACAGTCTGCTAGCTTCAGTTCATGCTGCGGCAGGAAACCATTCGG attctATAAAAAGTCTACATTTGTGCATCCAGTGGCAGCGTTCCAATGTCCAGTTCTGGTTGAAGTTAGCAAGTGCatacagcgccctctatagtcAGTCCAGTCATGAGGACCACAATAGGCATGCTCGGAGTGGATTAATCAACGGTGAAGCTACGGATGGTCTCAGTGGCTGTAAACCGACACTCGGTCCTCTTCAGGAAGGCGCTTCAGGAAACAGTGCTCAGACAAGAAAGtcgactttaaaagattctgatGCACACTCCGGAAACAGTACCGCCGAGAGTTTACAAAATAATCCACAAAGCGATGAAGGTGAAGTGTTTAAAAAAGGAGAACAAGAACAGAGTGGGATGAAAGATTTAACAGGGGATGGCGCTCCTAACCTCGGCACTATTGTGGAAACATCAAACGGAGACCACTGTGCAGAACATTCAGGGGTGCATGAGAGCCCGTCCAGCATCGGTGACTTATTAAATGTATTCGACAGACTTGCTATGGACCCTGATGATGCAAAACTGAGTAGTGAAGCCATGGTGCGGAATTTAACGTGCAGTGACTTTCAACCTCTTTTGTGTGCTGCGAGTTGTCTACTTCGAGCTAG GTTGCTGTTAAAATCAGTTGAGCACTCGGTCAATTCTTTTGCAATAGTCAAGAATAGTCAACTTCAGAAACAG GTAGACGAGCGCTTGGCCGTTCTGAACATCAACCACACCCTTCTTGAAGTTCTACACAACCATGCAAGACAAATCTTCCGAAAGGGTTATAAGAAGCTGGATGGAGATGCATCTGGAGACGATAAAGAGGAGGATGCTACGCTAGACGAGAGCAGTTTGTCCTCTGAGCTTTTTGAGAAGAGATGGTTCCAGTGGGTCATTAGTTGA
- the LOC139952268 gene encoding solute carrier family 66 member 3-like, with protein MAAAMEPEMLTSALFILNLFSIVPCVVMKIPQVWTLYTLKTARGISFTSIFLELLSHTVFMMYMFVLAKPLMQYAEYIFLVTQEWVVILLILNYSDQLDIRVIALSSLYFLSTTIIGGDLTPRWFPTFLLALSTPISVCSAMFQIVAIYQSKDSGSVSFLSWFIAWATGFARILTSFLTGEFVVLASYVPTNILRVIGCATILYYRPSPKKFR; from the exons ATGGCGGCCGCCATGGAACCTGAAATGTTGACGTCTGCACTGTTTATATTGAACTTATTTTCTATAGTGCCGTGTGTTGTGATGAAAATACCGCAAGTATGGACACTATACACCTTGAAGACTGCACGGGGAATCAGTTTTACGAGTATTTTTCTGGAACTATTAAG CCATACAGTATTTATGATGTATATGTTTGTGCTTGCCAAACCGCTAATGCAGTATGCTGAGTATATATTTCTTGTAACACAGG aatgGGTGGTGATTTTACTGATTCTAAACTACTCCGATCAACTAGACATAAGAGTCATAGCACTCTCCTCGCT ATACTTCTTATCAACGACAATCATTGGAGGTGACCTGACCCCAAGATGGTTCCCAACATTCCTCCTG GCATTGTCTACACCTATTTCTGTGTGCAGCGCCATGTTTCAGATTGTGGCTATTTACCAAAGTAAGGACTCCGGATCGGTCAGCTTCTTGTCATGGTTTATTGCTTGGGCAACTGGATTTG CTCGCATCCTCACATCCTTCTTGACTGGTGAATTTGTGG tttTGGCAAGCTATGTCCCTACCAACATTCTTCGTGTGATTGGTTGTGCAACTATTCTTTACTACCGACCATCGCCAAAGAAATTCAGATAA